The proteins below come from a single Salvia miltiorrhiza cultivar Shanhuang (shh) unplaced genomic scaffold, IMPLAD_Smil_shh original_scaffold_190, whole genome shotgun sequence genomic window:
- the LOC131003325 gene encoding pentatricopeptide repeat-containing protein At4g02750-like has translation MRFRHFHTTILRSSRINATPPRRNTSHFFEPPPSREPVRPRSNRFTDSDIVKYNVAITNYLRNGQCDAALRLFNSMPRKSTVSYNTMISGYLSNGEFKLAQHLFDEMPVKDLITRNIMISGNVKNKNLGAARRLFDEMPVRDVVSWNAMLSGYAQNGFLDEARRLFDAMPERNEISWNAILAAYVQNGKIEEARRLFDSKERWALVSWNCLMGGYLKKKRLVEARQVFKHMPVRDEVSWNTMVTCYAQNGDMKEARKLFQECPSRGVFTWTAMVSGYIQNGQLDEARRVFDEMPEKGVVSWNAMTAGYVQSKNMDLAGKLFEAMPCKNISSWNTMITGYAQNNAIAKARDLFDRMPYRDCISWSAIIAAYVHNGDSEEALRIFIDAMRDGERLNRSAFVGALTTCADIAAFELGKQIHGRVAKAGFDFGCYVGNALLSMYCRCGSINEAYEVFERIEDKDVISWNTIITGYARHGFGQEALQHFKSMKQASIQPDEVTMVGVLSACSHTGLVDKGKHYFYSMNKDHGIVPNPKHYTCLIDLLGRAGRLDEAQKVMKNMPFEADGATWGALLGASRIHGNTELGEKAAEMIFALEPWNSGMYVLLSNLYAASGRWEDVNKIRLRMMNTNVRKTPGYSWVEVLNKIHTFSVGDWTHPDSGSIHAFLEELDLRMKEEGYVSATRLVLHDVEEEEKQLMLKYHSERLAVAYGIMKTPSGRPVCVYKNLRVCEDCHTAIKLIAKIVGRLIILRDSNRFHHFKGGSCNCGDYW, from the exons ATGCGTTTCAGACATTTTCACACTACCATCTTACGCTCGTCGCGAATTAATGCAACGCCGCCGCGCCGGAATACTAGCCACTTTTTCGAACCACCGCCCAGCAGGGAACCGGTGAGGCCCAGAAGCAACAGATTTACGGACTCCGACATAGTGAAATACAACGTCGCTATCACAAACTACTTGCGCAATGGCCAATGCGACGCCGCCTTGCGCCTCTTCAACTCCATGCCTCGCAAATCCACGGTCTCCTACAACACTATGATATCCGGTTACTTGTCTAATGGCGAATTCAAACTTGCCCAACACCTGTTCGATGAAATGCCAGTTAAGGATTTGATCACTCGGAATATAATGATAAGTGGGAATGTTAAGAACAAGAATCTCGGAGCTGCACGCCGActgttcgacgaaatgcctGTGAGGGATGTTGTTTCGTGGAACGCCATGTTGTCCGGGTATGCGCAGAACGGGTTCTTGGATGAGGCCAGGAGGCTCTTTGACGCGATGCCAGAGAGGAATGAGATATCATGGAATGCAATTCTTGCGGCGTATGTTCAAAATGGGAAGATTGAGGAGGCGAGGAGGTTGTTTGACAGTAAAGAGCGTTGGGCGCTGGTTTCTTGGAACTGTTTGATGGGAGGCTACTTGAAGAAAAAGAGGTTGGTTGAAGCGAGGCAGGTTTTCAAACATATGCCTGTTAGAGACGAGGTTTCGTGGAATACAATGGTTACATGTTATGCACAGAATGGGGATATGAAAGAAGCAAGGAAATTGTTTCAAGAATGTCCGAGCCGTGGTGTGTTCACATGGACGGCAATGGTGTCCGGTTACATACAAAATGGGCAATTGGATGAAGCTAGGAGGGTTTTTGATGAGATGCCGGAGAAGGGTGTCGTGTCGTGGAATGCAATGACTGCAGGGTATGTGCAAAGCAAGAATATGGATTTGGCGGGAAAGCTGTTTGAAGCAATGCCATGTAAGAATATTAGTTCTTGGAACACTATGATAACTGGTTATGCTCAAAACAATGCTATTGCCAAAGCTAGGGATTTATTTGATAGGATGCCATATAGGGATTGTATCTCGTGGTCGGCAATCATAGCTGCGTACGTTCACAATGGTGATAGTGAGGAGGCATTGCGGATTTTCATTGACGCGATGAGGGATGGAGAAAGGTTGAACCGGTCTGCATTTGTTGGTGCTTTAACTACTTGTGCGGATATTGCTGCTTTTGAGCTTGGTAAGCAAATACACGGGCGTGTTGCTAAAGCAGGATTTGACTTTGGCTGTTATGTTGGAAATGCTCTTCTCTCCATGTACTGTAGGTGTGGAAGCATCAATGAGGCGTATGAAGTTTTTGAGAGAATTGAGGATAAGGATGTGATCTCTTGGAATACAATCATTACTGGTTATGCAAGACATGGCTTTGGCCAAGAAGCTCTCCAGCATTTCAAATCAATGAAACAAGCCTCTATCCAACCTGATGAAGTTACAATG GTTGGTGTTCTGTCGGCTTGTAGTCATACCGGCTTGGTAGACAAGGGAAAACATTATTTCTATTCCATGAACAAAGATCACGGCATAGTGCCAAATCCAAAGCACTATACCTGCCTGATTGATCTCCTAGGTCGAGCTGGGCGCCTTGATGAAGCTCAAAAGGTAATGAAAAATATGCCTTTTGAGGCGGATGGAGCAACGTGGGGAGCTCTCCTAGGTGCTAGCAGGATTCATGGAAATACAGAATTGGGAGAAAAGGCTGCCGAAATGATCTTTGCTTTGGAACCGTGGAACTCTGGGATGTATGTTCTTCTCTCAAACTTATATGCAGCTTCGGGCAGATGGGAAGATGTTAATAAGATACGATTAAGAATGATGAATACGAATGTCAGAAAAACTCCGGGATATAGCTGGGTTGAAGTTCTAAACAAGATTCACACGTTTTCTGTTGGAGACTGGACCCATCCTGATAGCGGAAGCATCCATGCATTCTTGGAAGAGTTGGATTTGCGGATGAAAGAGGAGGGATATGTTTCGGCCACGAGACTAGTGCTGCATGATgtggaggaagaagaaaagcaaCTTATGCTCAAGTATCACAGTGAAAGATTAGCTGTTGCTTATGGGATTATGAAAACACCGAGTGGGAGACCTGTTTGCGTTTACAAGAACTTGCGCGTTTGTGAGGACTGCCACACCGCGATTAAGCTCATAGCCAAGATCGTCGGGAGATTGATCATCTTACGTGATTCTAATCGTTTTCATCACTTCAAGGGAGGATCATGTAACTGTGGTGACTATTGGTGA